The window ATCAGCAATTAACATTTCTCTGTATTTTTTTAATTTTATTGTCCTCTTTTCTATTTCTTCTTGTATTTTTTTTTCTTCTTTTTTTCGTTCATCAACAACAATTTTAAATTTTTCCAATATTTCTTCTAGAATTTCTAAAGAACATTCTCGTGAATGTACACGAAGTGTACGAATATTATTTAGAATTTTTAGTATTTCATTCATTAGTATGTTCTCATAATATCAGTTCAAGATAAAAATTTTTTTACTTAACAATCAATATTAAAAATGAGAAATGAATAATTTTAATAAAAAAGAACTCATTTATTAAAAAAATAAAGATTCTTTATGTTTTTTAAAAATATATT is drawn from Buchnera aphidicola (Macrosiphum gaurae) and contains these coding sequences:
- a CDS encoding H-NS family nucleoid-associated regulatory protein, translating into MNEILKILNNIRTLRVHSRECSLEILEEILEKFKIVVDERKKEEKKIQEEIEKRTIKLKKYREMLIADGINPNELLTKSNSIKSSEKRKRPKRPAKYKYINKNGDFKTWTGQGRTPSVIKNAILNHKKILKDFLL